The following are encoded together in the Thalassomonas haliotis genome:
- a CDS encoding DcaP family trimeric outer membrane transporter, producing the protein MFTNKSLTKTGKLTAAKSTLAAALLLALPASAAVKLKDAVNDTEFSFGGYMKVDAFWSDFSDGSLASSNIGRQFYVPSTVPVCETQGCEDGATTFDGHSRATRFNFATLTNIDGHKVKTFLEMDFLATPGGNELVSNSYSPRLRHAFIHYDNWLVGQTWTTFQNTGALPESLDFLGPAESTIFERQAMVRFSYGAWQFSLENPESLVMNNGGNGRIDCDDSSLPDMVARYNHNAGWGQLSVAGLLRQLKIDDANYDSTTSAYGISVAGKIKLGADDIRFMGSYGSGMGRYIGLAITSDAVLDDKGGLEAIDSYGGFIAYRHLWSEKFRSTLSYSRFSADNETRYTGQSATKSADSIHLNLIYSPIKSLSVGVEYIRANRELENGYDGDLDRLQFSAKYVL; encoded by the coding sequence ATGTTTACGAATAAGAGCTTAACGAAAACAGGTAAATTAACCGCCGCTAAAAGTACGCTTGCAGCAGCCTTGCTGTTGGCGTTACCGGCAAGCGCTGCGGTTAAATTAAAAGATGCGGTTAACGACACTGAATTTTCATTCGGCGGTTATATGAAAGTGGATGCCTTCTGGAGCGATTTTAGCGACGGCTCCCTGGCGTCGAGCAATATTGGCCGCCAGTTTTATGTGCCCTCTACCGTGCCTGTGTGTGAAACTCAAGGCTGTGAAGACGGTGCCACCACCTTTGACGGTCACTCCAGGGCAACCCGTTTTAATTTCGCTACCCTAACCAATATCGACGGCCACAAAGTTAAAACATTTCTTGAGATGGATTTTTTAGCCACCCCCGGCGGCAACGAGCTGGTATCAAACAGCTATTCGCCGAGGTTGCGCCATGCTTTTATCCATTACGATAACTGGCTGGTGGGACAAACCTGGACCACCTTCCAAAATACCGGCGCCTTACCCGAATCTTTGGATTTCTTAGGTCCGGCAGAAAGTACCATTTTTGAGCGCCAGGCCATGGTGCGCTTTAGCTATGGCGCCTGGCAATTCTCGCTGGAAAACCCGGAAAGTCTGGTGATGAACAATGGCGGCAATGGCCGTATCGATTGTGACGACAGCTCGCTGCCGGATATGGTTGCCCGTTATAACCACAATGCCGGTTGGGGGCAGCTCAGTGTTGCCGGACTTTTACGGCAATTAAAAATTGATGATGCCAACTATGACAGCACGACTTCGGCCTATGGCATCAGTGTCGCGGGTAAAATTAAATTGGGCGCCGACGATATCCGCTTTATGGGCTCTTACGGTTCGGGCATGGGGCGTTATATCGGTTTGGCCATCACCAGTGATGCCGTGCTGGATGATAAGGGCGGTCTTGAAGCCATCGACAGTTACGGCGGCTTTATCGCCTATCGCCACCTATGGAGTGAAAAGTTTCGTTCGACCTTAAGTTACTCCAGGTTTTCAGCGGATAATGAGACCCGGTATACCGGGCAGAGCGCGACTAAATCCGCCGACAGCATTCACCTGAATTTAATTTATTCACCGATTAAATCGTTAAGTGTCGGCGTGGAATATATCCGGGCCAACCGTGAGCTGGAAAACGGCTATGATGGCGACCTGGACAGATTGCAGTTCTCAGCCAAGTATGTGTTGTAA
- the acs gene encoding acetate--CoA ligase yields the protein MNDANSSELFTPSIDVMEQANVPEYQALYDYSINNREDFWAGQAETLGWYKKWDKVLDESKAPFYQWFAGGKTNIVHNAVDRHLTNANRNKMAIIWEGENGQVRNYSYNGLNREVCQFANVLKSMGVEKGDVVTIYMPQIPELIFAMLACAKIGAIHSVVYGGFSTDALASRIEDAQSRVLLTADGGWRRGKAIDLKTIADNAMKRSPTIEVCICVKNNDLEVEMEATRDFWYHDLVALPIASPKCDTEQLDAEDPLFILYTSGTTGSPKGMLHTHGGYSVYTSTTHRMAFDIKPEDRWWCAADPGWITGHSYIVYGPLINGATIMLYEGAPNYPYPNRWWQIIEKYGINILYTSPTAIRGLMRFGDRWPKKHDLSSLRLLGSVGEPINPEAWKWYHQVIGNGNCPIIDTWWQTETGGLMICPLPITPLKPGSATKPFFGNEITIVDDEGREVAANEEGKLIINNPWPGMARTIFKDDERYKSLYWNEVGGKWRYLAGDSAKKDDDGYIWVIGRMDEVLKVSGYRLGTAEIESALVSHPQVTEAAAIGLPHELKGNAIHTYVILAQGVAGSDELALALREHVAKEMGRIAMPEDVTFVESLPKTRSGKIMRRVLKARALGQDEGDLSTLEE from the coding sequence TGATGAAAGCAAGGCGCCTTTTTATCAATGGTTTGCTGGCGGTAAAACCAATATCGTCCATAACGCCGTCGACCGGCATTTAACCAATGCCAACCGCAATAAAATGGCGATTATCTGGGAAGGGGAAAACGGCCAGGTACGCAACTATTCCTACAACGGTTTAAACCGTGAGGTCTGTCAGTTTGCCAATGTCCTGAAAAGCATGGGGGTGGAAAAGGGTGATGTGGTGACCATCTATATGCCGCAAATTCCCGAGCTGATTTTTGCCATGCTCGCCTGCGCCAAAATCGGCGCCATCCATAGCGTGGTTTACGGCGGTTTCAGTACCGATGCCCTGGCTTCGCGCATTGAAGATGCCCAGTCCCGGGTGCTGCTCACCGCAGACGGCGGCTGGCGTCGCGGCAAAGCAATTGATTTAAAAACCATTGCCGACAATGCCATGAAGCGCTCGCCGACGATAGAGGTGTGTATTTGCGTTAAAAATAATGACCTTGAAGTGGAAATGGAAGCCACCCGGGATTTCTGGTACCACGATTTAGTCGCCCTGCCGATCGCCTCGCCAAAATGCGACACCGAACAGCTCGATGCTGAAGATCCGCTGTTTATCCTTTATACCTCAGGCACCACAGGTTCACCCAAAGGCATGTTACATACCCATGGCGGTTATTCGGTGTATACCTCCACCACCCACCGTATGGCGTTTGATATTAAACCTGAGGATCGCTGGTGGTGCGCCGCCGATCCCGGCTGGATCACCGGACACAGTTATATTGTCTACGGGCCGCTTATTAACGGCGCGACTATCATGCTTTATGAAGGTGCGCCCAACTACCCCTACCCGAACCGCTGGTGGCAGATCATCGAAAAATACGGCATCAATATTTTATATACCTCGCCCACGGCGATCCGCGGCCTGATGCGCTTTGGCGATCGCTGGCCGAAAAAACACGACCTTTCCAGTTTGCGTTTACTGGGCAGTGTCGGCGAGCCGATCAACCCGGAAGCCTGGAAGTGGTATCACCAGGTGATAGGCAACGGCAATTGTCCGATCATTGATACCTGGTGGCAGACGGAAACCGGCGGCTTAATGATTTGCCCGCTGCCGATCACGCCGTTAAAGCCCGGCTCTGCCACTAAACCTTTCTTTGGCAATGAAATTACCATAGTGGATGACGAAGGCCGGGAAGTGGCTGCCAATGAAGAAGGCAAACTCATCATCAACAACCCCTGGCCGGGCATGGCGCGCACCATTTTCAAAGACGATGAACGCTATAAATCCCTGTACTGGAATGAGGTTGGCGGCAAGTGGCGCTATCTGGCCGGAGACAGTGCCAAAAAAGACGATGACGGTTATATCTGGGTGATTGGCCGTATGGATGAAGTATTGAAAGTCAGCGGCTACCGTTTGGGCACCGCTGAAATTGAAAGTGCCCTGGTCAGCCATCCGCAGGTGACTGAAGCCGCGGCGATTGGCTTACCCCATGAATTAAAAGGCAATGCCATTCATACCTATGTCATTTTGGCGCAGGGGGTTGCAGGCAGCGACGAGCTCGCGCTTGCACTGAGGGAGCATGTTGCTAAAGAAATGGGCCGTATTGCCATGCCTGAAGATGTGACCTTCGTCGAGAGCTTACCGAAAACCCGCTCCGGCAAAATTATGCGCCGGGTATTAAAGGCCCGGGCCTTAGGTCAGGACGAAGGCGACTTAAGTACGCTGGAAGAATAA